One window from the genome of Kryptolebias marmoratus isolate JLee-2015 linkage group LG1, ASM164957v2, whole genome shotgun sequence encodes:
- the LOC108242791 gene encoding ral guanine nucleotide dissociation stimulator isoform X3: protein MTWGSPSSSSSFFFSCFSYHYLVFSKSAYVGGKRSSRGARWVCSMEAKSLFSLHRALAQPVKMCMFDFPVTILDDLSSTQEIGEEAEEDAIFTITLRKVQLHQSASKGQRWLGVDTDSALSLYETCKVRTIKAGTLERLVEYMVSAFRGKDSTYVTIFLCTYRSFATTKQVLDLLLNRYAKLQNVPAATAHRVSQDDRTELRNTVSSILGAWLDQYSEDFWSPPNYECLHQLLSYLHLHFHGSDLERRARNLLAHFHRRQQCEPDPDGEHIGCPFATQEESGFEDELPAFSFLSFDPIMVAEQFTLMDADLFKKVVPYHCLGGIWSQRDKKGKEHLAPTIRATVAQFNSVTNCVITTCLSNPTLKPNQRARLIERWIDVARECRILKNFSSLRAILSALQCNAIHRLKRTWEEVTRESVRTFRELSEIFSDDNNYSLSRELLVKEGTSKFATLEINPKRAQRRHQQQRDLGVMQGTIPYLGTFLTDLVMMDTAMKDYTEGGLINFEKRRKEFEVIAQIKLLQLASNNYSFTQDSHFREWFACVEKLSEAESYNLSCEIEPLSESASNTLRAKKNGGIMKRWSDRQLAEAGCSSGGAGSHSKSFDHSHYRPYQGGGGDSGDALSVTSVSSSGSDLEDVNPSFLSDSPEGHERKTSTPSVKLTVSALGREAPPADTTSTFWECTSLSSLDTSGMGSSSGSASGSSSASSSSVSSSTPLSASRSHKRSVSAVSNYSTLSLPLYNQQVDDCCIIRVSLDVENGNMYKSILVTSQDKTPAVIRKAMIKHNLEREKTEDYELMQKISEDKELRIPDNANVFYAMNSTANYDFVLKKRGLARPVRAKNVASSTLPRMKQKGLKIAKGIF, encoded by the exons AGCTCGACGCAGGAGATCGGCGAGGAGGCCGAGGAGGACGCCATCTTCACCATCACGCTGAGGAAGGTGCAGCTCCACCAGTCGGCCAGTAAAGGGCAGCGATGGCTGGGCGTGGACACGGACTCCGCCCTGAGCCTCTACGAGACGTGCAAGGTGCGAACCATCAAGGCCGGCACGCTGGAGAGGCTGGTGGAGTACATGGTGTCGGCCTTCAGGGGCAAAGACTCCACCTACGTCACCATCTTCCTCTGCACCTACCGGTCCTTCGCCACCACCAAGCAGGTGCTGGATCTCCTGCTCAACAG gtaTGCCAAGCTTCAAAATGTGCCTGCTGCTACAGCACACAGAGTCTCCCAGGACGACCGCACAGAGCTGAGAAA CACTGTGTCGTCCATCCTGGGCGCGTGGTTGGACCAGTACTCGGAGGACTTCTGGAGCCCTCCAAACTATGAATGTTTGCACCAGCTGCTGTCCTACCTTCACCTCCACTTCCACGGCTCGGACCTGGAGCGCCGCGCCCGCAACCTGCTGGCCCACTTCCACCGGCGACAGCAGTGTGAGCCTGATCCTGATG ggGAACACATCGGCTGCCCCTTTGCTACGCAGGAAGAGAGCGGCTTCGAGGACGAGcttcctgcttttagcttccTGTCGTTTGACCCTATCATGGTGGCCGAGCAGTTCACGCTCATGGACGCG GATCTGTTCAAGAAGGTGGTGCCGTACCACTGCCTGGGTGGGATCTGGTCTCAGCGGGACAAGAAGGGGAAGGAGCACTTGGCTCCCACCATCCGGGCCACTGTGGCTCAGTTCAACTCTGTCACCAACTGCGTGATCACCACCTGCCTGAGCAACCCGACGCTGAAGCCCAACCAACGGGCCCGGCTGATCGAGAGGTGGATCGACGTGGCACGG GAGTGCCGGATCCTGAAGAACTTCTCCTCGCTGCGCGCCATCCTCTCCGCCCTGCAGTGCAACGCCATCCACCGCCTGAAGAGGACCTGGGAGGAAGTGACCCG GGAAAGTGTGAGAACCTTCCGCGAGCTGTCGGAGATCTTCTCAGACGACAATAACTACTCCCTGAGCCGAGAGCTGCTGGTGAAG gaggGTACCTCCAAGTTTGCGACTTTAGAAATCAACCCCAAACGCGCCCAGAGGAGACACCAGCAGCAGCGAGACCTG GGCGTGATGCAGGGAACGATTCCCTACCTGGGAACCTTCCTGACGGATCTGGTGATGATGGACACTGCCATGAAAGATTACACCGAG GGGGGGCTGATCAACTTTGAGAAGAGGCGGAAG gAGTTTGAGGTGATCGCTCAaatcaaactgctccagctggcCTCTAATAACTACAGTTTCACTCAGGACAGCCACTTCAGAGAGTGGTTCGCCTGTGTGGAGAAACTCAGCGAGGcagaaag CTACAACCTGTCCTGTGAGATCGAGCCCCTGTCCGAGTCGGCCAGCAACACGCTCAGAGCCAAGAAGAACGGAGGAATCATGAAGCGCTGGAGCGA CCGGCAGCTGGCGGAGGCCGGCTGCAGCAGCGGCGGCGCCGGCTCTCATTCCAAGTCCTTCGACCACTCGCACTACAGGCCGTACCAAGGAGGGGGCGGGGACAGCGGCGACGCCCTCAGCGTCACCTCCGTCAGCTCCAGCGGCTCAGATCTGGAGGACGTGAACCCCAGCTTCCTGTCGGATTCACCCGAGGGCCACGAGAGAAAG ACGTCGACTCCGTCAGTGAAGCTCACCGTCTCCGCTTTGGGGAGAGAAGCTCCTCCAGCAGATACAACCTCAACG TTCTGGGAGTGCACGTCTCTGTCGTCTCTCGACACCTCGGGGATGGGCTCCAGCTCCGGCTCGGCCTCGGGCTCCAGCAGCGCCTCGTCCTCCTCAGTCTCCTCCTCCACGCCGCTGTCGGCCTCCCGCTCGCACAAACGCTCGGTGTCGGCGGTGTCGAACTACTCAACGCTGTCGCTGCCGCTCTACAACCAGCAGGTGGACGACTGCTGCATCATCAGGGTGAGCCTGGACGTGGAGAACGGCAACATGTACAAGAGCATCCTG GTGACGAGTCAAGATAAGACCCCGGCAGTCATCAGGAAGGCTATGATCAAACACAACCTGGAGCGGGAGAAGACCGAGGACTACGAGCTGATGCAGAAAATCTCTGAGGACAAAG AGCTCCGGATCCCGGACAACGCCAACGTCTTCTACGCCATGAACTCCACTGCCAACTACGACTTTGTGCTGAAGAAGCGCGGCCTGGCCCGGCCGGTGCGGGCCAAGAACGTGGCCAGCTCCACGCTGCCTCGCATGAAGCAGAAAGGACTGAAAATCGCCAAAGGGATTTTCTGA
- the LOC108242791 gene encoding ral guanine nucleotide dissociation stimulator isoform X6 has protein sequence MWCWARRTCGLLARAGVCPDGEDYYRPVKRRDTQSSTQEIGEEAEEDAIFTITLRKVQLHQSASKGQRWLGVDTDSALSLYETCKVRTIKAGTLERLVEYMVSAFRGKDSTYVTIFLCTYRSFATTKQVLDLLLNRYAKLQNVPAATAHRVSQDDRTELRNTVSSILGAWLDQYSEDFWSPPNYECLHQLLSYLHLHFHGSDLERRARNLLAHFHRRQQCEPDPDGMKAGQERDHRTGTPECWGEHIGCPFATQEESGFEDELPAFSFLSFDPIMVAEQFTLMDADLFKKVVPYHCLGGIWSQRDKKGKEHLAPTIRATVAQFNSVTNCVITTCLSNPTLKPNQRARLIERWIDVARECRILKNFSSLRAILSALQCNAIHRLKRTWEEVTRESVRTFRELSEIFSDDNNYSLSRELLVKEGTSKFATLEINPKRAQRRHQQQRDLGVMQGTIPYLGTFLTDLVMMDTAMKDYTEGGLINFEKRRKEFEVIAQIKLLQLASNNYSFTQDSHFREWFACVEKLSEAESYNLSCEIEPLSESASNTLRAKKNGGIMKRWSDRQLAEAGCSSGGAGSHSKSFDHSHYRPYQGGGGDSGDALSVTSVSSSGSDLEDVNPSFLSDSPEGHERKTSTPSVKLTVSALGREAPPADTTSTFWECTSLSSLDTSGMGSSSGSASGSSSASSSSVSSSTPLSASRSHKRSVSAVSNYSTLSLPLYNQQVDDCCIIRVSLDVENGNMYKSILVTSQDKTPAVIRKAMIKHNLEREKTEDYELMQKISEDKELRIPDNANVFYAMNSTANYDFVLKKRGLARPVRAKNVASSTLPRMKQKGLKIAKGIF, from the exons AGCTCGACGCAGGAGATCGGCGAGGAGGCCGAGGAGGACGCCATCTTCACCATCACGCTGAGGAAGGTGCAGCTCCACCAGTCGGCCAGTAAAGGGCAGCGATGGCTGGGCGTGGACACGGACTCCGCCCTGAGCCTCTACGAGACGTGCAAGGTGCGAACCATCAAGGCCGGCACGCTGGAGAGGCTGGTGGAGTACATGGTGTCGGCCTTCAGGGGCAAAGACTCCACCTACGTCACCATCTTCCTCTGCACCTACCGGTCCTTCGCCACCACCAAGCAGGTGCTGGATCTCCTGCTCAACAG gtaTGCCAAGCTTCAAAATGTGCCTGCTGCTACAGCACACAGAGTCTCCCAGGACGACCGCACAGAGCTGAGAAA CACTGTGTCGTCCATCCTGGGCGCGTGGTTGGACCAGTACTCGGAGGACTTCTGGAGCCCTCCAAACTATGAATGTTTGCACCAGCTGCTGTCCTACCTTCACCTCCACTTCCACGGCTCGGACCTGGAGCGCCGCGCCCGCAACCTGCTGGCCCACTTCCACCGGCGACAGCAGTGTGAGCCTGATCCTGATGGTATGAAGGCAGGACAGGAGAGGGACCACAGGACAGGGACTCCTGAATGTTGGG ggGAACACATCGGCTGCCCCTTTGCTACGCAGGAAGAGAGCGGCTTCGAGGACGAGcttcctgcttttagcttccTGTCGTTTGACCCTATCATGGTGGCCGAGCAGTTCACGCTCATGGACGCG GATCTGTTCAAGAAGGTGGTGCCGTACCACTGCCTGGGTGGGATCTGGTCTCAGCGGGACAAGAAGGGGAAGGAGCACTTGGCTCCCACCATCCGGGCCACTGTGGCTCAGTTCAACTCTGTCACCAACTGCGTGATCACCACCTGCCTGAGCAACCCGACGCTGAAGCCCAACCAACGGGCCCGGCTGATCGAGAGGTGGATCGACGTGGCACGG GAGTGCCGGATCCTGAAGAACTTCTCCTCGCTGCGCGCCATCCTCTCCGCCCTGCAGTGCAACGCCATCCACCGCCTGAAGAGGACCTGGGAGGAAGTGACCCG GGAAAGTGTGAGAACCTTCCGCGAGCTGTCGGAGATCTTCTCAGACGACAATAACTACTCCCTGAGCCGAGAGCTGCTGGTGAAG gaggGTACCTCCAAGTTTGCGACTTTAGAAATCAACCCCAAACGCGCCCAGAGGAGACACCAGCAGCAGCGAGACCTG GGCGTGATGCAGGGAACGATTCCCTACCTGGGAACCTTCCTGACGGATCTGGTGATGATGGACACTGCCATGAAAGATTACACCGAG GGGGGGCTGATCAACTTTGAGAAGAGGCGGAAG gAGTTTGAGGTGATCGCTCAaatcaaactgctccagctggcCTCTAATAACTACAGTTTCACTCAGGACAGCCACTTCAGAGAGTGGTTCGCCTGTGTGGAGAAACTCAGCGAGGcagaaag CTACAACCTGTCCTGTGAGATCGAGCCCCTGTCCGAGTCGGCCAGCAACACGCTCAGAGCCAAGAAGAACGGAGGAATCATGAAGCGCTGGAGCGA CCGGCAGCTGGCGGAGGCCGGCTGCAGCAGCGGCGGCGCCGGCTCTCATTCCAAGTCCTTCGACCACTCGCACTACAGGCCGTACCAAGGAGGGGGCGGGGACAGCGGCGACGCCCTCAGCGTCACCTCCGTCAGCTCCAGCGGCTCAGATCTGGAGGACGTGAACCCCAGCTTCCTGTCGGATTCACCCGAGGGCCACGAGAGAAAG ACGTCGACTCCGTCAGTGAAGCTCACCGTCTCCGCTTTGGGGAGAGAAGCTCCTCCAGCAGATACAACCTCAACG TTCTGGGAGTGCACGTCTCTGTCGTCTCTCGACACCTCGGGGATGGGCTCCAGCTCCGGCTCGGCCTCGGGCTCCAGCAGCGCCTCGTCCTCCTCAGTCTCCTCCTCCACGCCGCTGTCGGCCTCCCGCTCGCACAAACGCTCGGTGTCGGCGGTGTCGAACTACTCAACGCTGTCGCTGCCGCTCTACAACCAGCAGGTGGACGACTGCTGCATCATCAGGGTGAGCCTGGACGTGGAGAACGGCAACATGTACAAGAGCATCCTG GTGACGAGTCAAGATAAGACCCCGGCAGTCATCAGGAAGGCTATGATCAAACACAACCTGGAGCGGGAGAAGACCGAGGACTACGAGCTGATGCAGAAAATCTCTGAGGACAAAG AGCTCCGGATCCCGGACAACGCCAACGTCTTCTACGCCATGAACTCCACTGCCAACTACGACTTTGTGCTGAAGAAGCGCGGCCTGGCCCGGCCGGTGCGGGCCAAGAACGTGGCCAGCTCCACGCTGCCTCGCATGAAGCAGAAAGGACTGAAAATCGCCAAAGGGATTTTCTGA
- the LOC108242791 gene encoding ral guanine nucleotide dissociation stimulator isoform X5 yields MVYLPGTETEARSVRPGQLLEMFDSSWKVRNIWDGVKLEVVDDPSPVVLHSFTHLDPDLPLVESSTQEIGEEAEEDAIFTITLRKVQLHQSASKGQRWLGVDTDSALSLYETCKVRTIKAGTLERLVEYMVSAFRGKDSTYVTIFLCTYRSFATTKQVLDLLLNRYAKLQNVPAATAHRVSQDDRTELRNTVSSILGAWLDQYSEDFWSPPNYECLHQLLSYLHLHFHGSDLERRARNLLAHFHRRQQCEPDPDGEHIGCPFATQEESGFEDELPAFSFLSFDPIMVAEQFTLMDADLFKKVVPYHCLGGIWSQRDKKGKEHLAPTIRATVAQFNSVTNCVITTCLSNPTLKPNQRARLIERWIDVARECRILKNFSSLRAILSALQCNAIHRLKRTWEEVTRESVRTFRELSEIFSDDNNYSLSRELLVKEGTSKFATLEINPKRAQRRHQQQRDLGVMQGTIPYLGTFLTDLVMMDTAMKDYTEGGLINFEKRRKEFEVIAQIKLLQLASNNYSFTQDSHFREWFACVEKLSEAESYNLSCEIEPLSESASNTLRAKKNGGIMKRWSDRQLAEAGCSSGGAGSHSKSFDHSHYRPYQGGGGDSGDALSVTSVSSSGSDLEDVNPSFLSDSPEGHERKTSTPSVKLTVSALGREAPPADTTSTFWECTSLSSLDTSGMGSSSGSASGSSSASSSSVSSSTPLSASRSHKRSVSAVSNYSTLSLPLYNQQVDDCCIIRVSLDVENGNMYKSILVTSQDKTPAVIRKAMIKHNLEREKTEDYELMQKISEDKELRIPDNANVFYAMNSTANYDFVLKKRGLARPVRAKNVASSTLPRMKQKGLKIAKGIF; encoded by the exons ATGGTCTATCTCCCGGGGACTGAAACCGAGGCGCGCAGCGTCAGACCGGGGCAGCTGCTCGAAATGTTCGACTCGTCGTGGAAGGTGCGGAACATTTGGGACGGGGTGAAACTGGAGGTGGTGGACGACCCCAGCCCGGTGGTCCTGCACAGCTTCACACACCTGGACCCGGACCTGCCTCTGGtcgag AGCTCGACGCAGGAGATCGGCGAGGAGGCCGAGGAGGACGCCATCTTCACCATCACGCTGAGGAAGGTGCAGCTCCACCAGTCGGCCAGTAAAGGGCAGCGATGGCTGGGCGTGGACACGGACTCCGCCCTGAGCCTCTACGAGACGTGCAAGGTGCGAACCATCAAGGCCGGCACGCTGGAGAGGCTGGTGGAGTACATGGTGTCGGCCTTCAGGGGCAAAGACTCCACCTACGTCACCATCTTCCTCTGCACCTACCGGTCCTTCGCCACCACCAAGCAGGTGCTGGATCTCCTGCTCAACAG gtaTGCCAAGCTTCAAAATGTGCCTGCTGCTACAGCACACAGAGTCTCCCAGGACGACCGCACAGAGCTGAGAAA CACTGTGTCGTCCATCCTGGGCGCGTGGTTGGACCAGTACTCGGAGGACTTCTGGAGCCCTCCAAACTATGAATGTTTGCACCAGCTGCTGTCCTACCTTCACCTCCACTTCCACGGCTCGGACCTGGAGCGCCGCGCCCGCAACCTGCTGGCCCACTTCCACCGGCGACAGCAGTGTGAGCCTGATCCTGATG ggGAACACATCGGCTGCCCCTTTGCTACGCAGGAAGAGAGCGGCTTCGAGGACGAGcttcctgcttttagcttccTGTCGTTTGACCCTATCATGGTGGCCGAGCAGTTCACGCTCATGGACGCG GATCTGTTCAAGAAGGTGGTGCCGTACCACTGCCTGGGTGGGATCTGGTCTCAGCGGGACAAGAAGGGGAAGGAGCACTTGGCTCCCACCATCCGGGCCACTGTGGCTCAGTTCAACTCTGTCACCAACTGCGTGATCACCACCTGCCTGAGCAACCCGACGCTGAAGCCCAACCAACGGGCCCGGCTGATCGAGAGGTGGATCGACGTGGCACGG GAGTGCCGGATCCTGAAGAACTTCTCCTCGCTGCGCGCCATCCTCTCCGCCCTGCAGTGCAACGCCATCCACCGCCTGAAGAGGACCTGGGAGGAAGTGACCCG GGAAAGTGTGAGAACCTTCCGCGAGCTGTCGGAGATCTTCTCAGACGACAATAACTACTCCCTGAGCCGAGAGCTGCTGGTGAAG gaggGTACCTCCAAGTTTGCGACTTTAGAAATCAACCCCAAACGCGCCCAGAGGAGACACCAGCAGCAGCGAGACCTG GGCGTGATGCAGGGAACGATTCCCTACCTGGGAACCTTCCTGACGGATCTGGTGATGATGGACACTGCCATGAAAGATTACACCGAG GGGGGGCTGATCAACTTTGAGAAGAGGCGGAAG gAGTTTGAGGTGATCGCTCAaatcaaactgctccagctggcCTCTAATAACTACAGTTTCACTCAGGACAGCCACTTCAGAGAGTGGTTCGCCTGTGTGGAGAAACTCAGCGAGGcagaaag CTACAACCTGTCCTGTGAGATCGAGCCCCTGTCCGAGTCGGCCAGCAACACGCTCAGAGCCAAGAAGAACGGAGGAATCATGAAGCGCTGGAGCGA CCGGCAGCTGGCGGAGGCCGGCTGCAGCAGCGGCGGCGCCGGCTCTCATTCCAAGTCCTTCGACCACTCGCACTACAGGCCGTACCAAGGAGGGGGCGGGGACAGCGGCGACGCCCTCAGCGTCACCTCCGTCAGCTCCAGCGGCTCAGATCTGGAGGACGTGAACCCCAGCTTCCTGTCGGATTCACCCGAGGGCCACGAGAGAAAG ACGTCGACTCCGTCAGTGAAGCTCACCGTCTCCGCTTTGGGGAGAGAAGCTCCTCCAGCAGATACAACCTCAACG TTCTGGGAGTGCACGTCTCTGTCGTCTCTCGACACCTCGGGGATGGGCTCCAGCTCCGGCTCGGCCTCGGGCTCCAGCAGCGCCTCGTCCTCCTCAGTCTCCTCCTCCACGCCGCTGTCGGCCTCCCGCTCGCACAAACGCTCGGTGTCGGCGGTGTCGAACTACTCAACGCTGTCGCTGCCGCTCTACAACCAGCAGGTGGACGACTGCTGCATCATCAGGGTGAGCCTGGACGTGGAGAACGGCAACATGTACAAGAGCATCCTG GTGACGAGTCAAGATAAGACCCCGGCAGTCATCAGGAAGGCTATGATCAAACACAACCTGGAGCGGGAGAAGACCGAGGACTACGAGCTGATGCAGAAAATCTCTGAGGACAAAG AGCTCCGGATCCCGGACAACGCCAACGTCTTCTACGCCATGAACTCCACTGCCAACTACGACTTTGTGCTGAAGAAGCGCGGCCTGGCCCGGCCGGTGCGGGCCAAGAACGTGGCCAGCTCCACGCTGCCTCGCATGAAGCAGAAAGGACTGAAAATCGCCAAAGGGATTTTCTGA